The DNA segment GCGCGCGGCCGTCGTTGATGTGGCGACCGCGGGAATGGCCGTCGCCACTTTGGGCGCCCTCCTCCGCTTCCGCGTAAATTCAGCAGTGTTGGTGATCGGGGGCGCCCTCCTGGGGATCGTGATCAAATCGATCCCCGGGTAGCCGCCCGGTGCGCACGACGACCTCTCGAGGCTCGGCATCCCCGAGGGCAATGAAACCACGCGGCGGGCGATCCTCGGCCCCTGGCGGACCCCGCCGGACGGCGAAATTACCCCCGACGCGCGCGGCGGCGGCAGTGCGGGGGTCGGGAGGACTCGGCGGCGGCGGGAGGAACACGGTGGCATGACCCTGCGGGGTGTGATTCTCGCCGGCGGCGCGAGCCAGCGGATGGGCCGGACCAAGGCGCTGCTGCCGGTTGGAGAAACAACCCTGATCGAGGCGGTGATCGCCCGGCTCCGCGAGGCCTGCCCCCAGATCTTGATCGTCACCAACACCCCTGAGCTGTACCGCCACCTCGGGATCCCGATGGCGCCCGACGCACTCCCCGGCCGGCAATCGCTTGTGGGGATCTACACCGGGATCCTGCATGCCGACGGTCCGGTGTTCGTGTGCGGGTGCGACATGCCGTTCCTCAACCCCGCGCTGATCCGCTACCTCGGCTCGCTCGCCGATGGGGTCGACGTGGTGATCCCGCGCCATCGCAGCGAGTACGAGCCGCTCCACGCTGTCTACACAGAGGCGTGCTTGGAACCGATCCGCCGGTGCGCGATGCGCCAGGGACGCAACACGGGGTTTCTCAGCGAGGTCCGCGTGCGGGTCGTCGAGCTCGAGGAAATCAGGCGGTTCGACCCCGACCTTCGATCGTTTGCGAACGTCAATACGCCGGAGGATTACACTCGGCTGCGGGGGGCGCCCCCCGACCGGAGCGATCGAGGCGGGAAGCCAAACGGTTCCGGGGGCGGTCCCACGGACGCCGGCCGGTGAACCGGCTCCCCTAGGGCGCGCTGGTCTCCCGCTTCAGTTCCGCGAGCACGCGCCCCAGCGCGTCGATCTCCCGCCCGTAGGCGGCGAAATCACCGCTGCGCAGCGCGGCCTGCGCGCGTGCGTAATCCGCGTTCGCTTCGGCCACCAGCGCGGCCGCGCGCGTTTCCCCGGGCCCGCCGGCGGGCTGTGGGCCGGACGGGGGCGCAGGTCCCGTGGGCTGGGCGGACGCGCCCGGGGGCGGCGGGGGCCCCTCGACCGGCGTGCCGAAGATGCGGCCCAGCGAGGCCTCCAGCGTCGGCTCCATCGCGATCCGCGCCCCGTAGGCGACGATCACGCGCTTCAGCTCGGGGAGCGCACTGCCGGCGGCCTGGAGGTACAGCGGCTCGATGTACAGGAGCGCGTCGGACACCGGAACAACGAGCAGGTTCCCGCGGATGACCTGGGAGCCCTGCTGGTTCCACAAGGTCAGCTGGCTGCTGATGACCGGATCCTGGTTGATCCGCGCCTCAATCTGCATAGGCCCGAACACCGTGCGATCCTTGGGAAACCGGTAGACGAGCAGCCGGCCGTAGTGGGGCATGTCGCTCCGGCCCGCCATCCACGCCACCATGTTGTCTTTGCCCGCCGGGGTGAATGGGAGGATGAGCGCAAACTCCTCGCCCTGCGCCGGGTCCAGCTTGAGGTTGACGTAGTACGGCTCCAGGGGCTGCGCGGCCCCGGAGAACAGCTCGTTGGGAAACACCCAGAGGTCCTCGCGGTTGTAGAAGACCCGCGGATCCTTCATGTGGAACGTCGAGTAGAGTTGGGCCTGAATCGCAAACAGATCCTCGGGGTACCGGAGGTGGGCCGCGAGCGACGGCGGGAGCTCGGCGATCGGGCGGAAGAGCCCGGGGAAGATCCGCCCGTAGGCTTCGACCAAAGGATCCTGCGGGTCCACAACGTAGAAGCGGGTCGTCCCGTTGTAGGCGTCGACCACGACCTTCACAGAGTTGCGAATATAATTGAGCCCGTTGGCCGGGTGCGCGTACGGGTACCCGGCGCTCGTGGTGTAGGCGTCCACGATCCAGTACAGGCGCGCGTCGGCGAGCACGAGATACGGATCGTGATCGAAGGTCAGCATCGGCGCGATGTGGGCCACCCGCTCTCGGACCTCGCGGTGGAACATCACCCGGCTCTCGGGGGTCACATCGTTAGTGAGCATGAGTTGCGAGGCCCCGAACCGGGTCGCAAACGCCAGCTTCGCCAGTGGGGCGGAGAGGGACACCCCGCCGGTCCCGTCGTAGGACGCGTAGACGTTCTGGTCGCCCTGCGGGTAGTCGAGCTCTTTGGTGCGGGTCTTCACGATGACGTATTGATCGGCCAGCAGGCCGTAGTACAGCTCCGGCCGAGCCACCCGAAGCCCGATCGGGCTCTGCGGCGGGATGTCCTTGATGTAGAACTCGGGGAGGCCCTCCCCGGAGATTCGATTCACCGGCGTCATGACCAGGCCGTAGCCGTGGGTGAAGACCAGGTGATCGTTGACCCACGTCCGCGCTTCGGGGGTGAGCCGGGCAAGATCGAGTTCCCGCGCTGAGAGCATCACCTGCTGTTCGCGCCCGCCGATGTGGTACCGGTCGACGCCGACGTTCGTGAACGTATAGTACAGGCGGAGCCCCTGCAGCTGTGCGTAGGTGCGCAGCAGCGGCCGGTAGTCCCACAATCGGACGTTGTCGAGAACCGAGCGGTTCGCCTGCACGGTGGCCGGGGTCAGCGACTCGGTGGCGGGGAAGAGCTGCTCCTGCACCTGGTCGAGATTGAAGGCGTGGAGGGTCGCCTCGATGCTGTTTCGGATGTACGGCGCCTCCCGGTTCAGCTCGTTAGGCGACACCTCGAACTGTTGGACAAAAGAGGGATACACGCTGGTGCCCACGATCCACACGACGATCATCGCGGCGAGCGATCCGACCGCGACGCGGAGGGTCGGCAGCCACACCGAGGACAGCATCAACACCCCGGTGGCCGCCGCGAGCACCATCAGAATCCGCAGGGCTGGCAGCGTCGCGTGCAGATCGGTGTACCCGGCGCCGAAGACCGCGCCGCGCGGAGAGAAGAGCAACCCGTACGCGTCGAGCCAAAACCCCGCCGCCCGCAGCAGCAGCAGCACCCCGGCGAGGACGGCCAGGTGAACGCGGGCGCCCCGCGGGATCGCCCAGACCCCGCGCAGCATCAGCGGCGCGAGATCGAGATAGTAGCCGGCCGCAACGATGAGCAAGGCGATGAAGATCCACGAGAACAGCCAATCGTACACCGCGGTGTATGCCGGGAGGATGAAGACATAGAACCCGACGTCCCGGTGGAACACCGGATCCGCGATACCGAACGGCACGCGGTGGAGCCACAGCTGAAACGTCTGCCACGCCCCTCCGGCCGCTTGCCCGGCGAGCAGGCTGATGATCCCGGCGCCCGCCGCGAGGAGCGTGGCGGGGCGGAGCCGCACGATGACCTGCCGGTAGGTGCGGCCGCCCGAAGGCTGTAGATCGATGACCCGTGGGATCTGGCGCAGCCGGAGGAGGGGCCGGGTGTTCACCCACAGGATCACGAACACCGAGAGCGCCGCGACGAACGCCACCACCATTCCCGACACGATGGGGATCCAGAACACCGAGCGGTAGCCAACCTCGCCAAACCACAGCCACTCCGTGTAGGTGCGGGCAAGGCTCGGCAGCAGCACGAGCAGGGCGACCAGCAGGATCAGGAGCGTGCGGCGGAGCCGTCCGGGCCGGGCCGTCATGATACAATATCTCTGGCGGCCACGATAAGGAGATGCAGGCGATGATCACCAGAGACCAAGTCATCGAGGTCCTGAAGACCTGTTACGACCCGGAGATCCCGGTCAACATCTGGGATCTGGGGTTGATCTACGACATCACGATCGTCGAAGATGCCGTGAACATCAAGATGACGCTGACGGCGGTGGGATGCTCGCTGGGCCCGCAGCTGGTCGGCGAGGTGGAAACCAAGCTCCTCTGTGTCGACGGCGTCGAGGACTGCAAGGTCGAGATGATCTGGAGCCCACCGTGGACGCCCGAGCGCCTCAGCGACGACGGCCGGCTGTCGCTCCAGGCGATGGGGTTCCCGCTGTGAGATGAGCGCCGGGTTGACGGTCGTC comes from the bacterium genome and includes:
- a CDS encoding molybdenum cofactor guanylyltransferase; translation: MTLRGVILAGGASQRMGRTKALLPVGETTLIEAVIARLREACPQILIVTNTPELYRHLGIPMAPDALPGRQSLVGIYTGILHADGPVFVCGCDMPFLNPALIRYLGSLADGVDVVIPRHRSEYEPLHAVYTEACLEPIRRCAMRQGRNTGFLSEVRVRVVELEEIRRFDPDLRSFANVNTPEDYTRLRGAPPDRSDRGGKPNGSGGGPTDAGR
- a CDS encoding UPF0182 family protein encodes the protein MTARPGRLRRTLLILLVALLVLLPSLARTYTEWLWFGEVGYRSVFWIPIVSGMVVAFVAALSVFVILWVNTRPLLRLRQIPRVIDLQPSGGRTYRQVIVRLRPATLLAAGAGIISLLAGQAAGGAWQTFQLWLHRVPFGIADPVFHRDVGFYVFILPAYTAVYDWLFSWIFIALLIVAAGYYLDLAPLMLRGVWAIPRGARVHLAVLAGVLLLLRAAGFWLDAYGLLFSPRGAVFGAGYTDLHATLPALRILMVLAAATGVLMLSSVWLPTLRVAVGSLAAMIVVWIVGTSVYPSFVQQFEVSPNELNREAPYIRNSIEATLHAFNLDQVQEQLFPATESLTPATVQANRSVLDNVRLWDYRPLLRTYAQLQGLRLYYTFTNVGVDRYHIGGREQQVMLSARELDLARLTPEARTWVNDHLVFTHGYGLVMTPVNRISGEGLPEFYIKDIPPQSPIGLRVARPELYYGLLADQYVIVKTRTKELDYPQGDQNVYASYDGTGGVSLSAPLAKLAFATRFGASQLMLTNDVTPESRVMFHREVRERVAHIAPMLTFDHDPYLVLADARLYWIVDAYTTSAGYPYAHPANGLNYIRNSVKVVVDAYNGTTRFYVVDPQDPLVEAYGRIFPGLFRPIAELPPSLAAHLRYPEDLFAIQAQLYSTFHMKDPRVFYNREDLWVFPNELFSGAAQPLEPYYVNLKLDPAQGEEFALILPFTPAGKDNMVAWMAGRSDMPHYGRLLVYRFPKDRTVFGPMQIEARINQDPVISSQLTLWNQQGSQVIRGNLLVVPVSDALLYIEPLYLQAAGSALPELKRVIVAYGARIAMEPTLEASLGRIFGTPVEGPPPPPGASAQPTGPAPPSGPQPAGGPGETRAAALVAEANADYARAQAALRSGDFAAYGREIDALGRVLAELKRETSAP
- a CDS encoding iron-sulfur cluster assembly protein, which translates into the protein MITRDQVIEVLKTCYDPEIPVNIWDLGLIYDITIVEDAVNIKMTLTAVGCSLGPQLVGEVETKLLCVDGVEDCKVEMIWSPPWTPERLSDDGRLSLQAMGFPL